The following nucleotide sequence is from Aspergillus luchuensis IFO 4308 DNA, chromosome 1, nearly complete sequence.
GTCGCCTCGGTTTTCCTTACCAGGAGAGGTCGTTTCAAATTTCCTCGCATCCCACGGTCCATCGGCTCTATCATCCCGTGGGTCATTCACGGACAAGTTCTGAACGATTTCAAGGGAACATACGCTTGGAGTGAAGGCGATCGAGAGAAACACTTTGTCGATCTGGACAAACGATACAAACTTAATCGACACGAAACGGCCGATGGACAATGGAAGTACGTTTTGGATGAAGACAACTCTCGCCGCGACAGTGAATCCTCTACCATCGAGTTACAGCCGATTACTCCGGTGCCGAAAAATCGGTTCCGAACTCTGCTGCGAAGGGTGACTTCTGATGACAGAAATCAAAACGGATGATGACCCTCTTGGCTTGGTTGTTTCAATCATTTCCGACATCTTAGCGGCTTCTTTGAAATCGCCATCGAATTGGAAAAAGGGTTTCAATCAAATTACAAAACCGATTGATCTCAGCACACGCAAGAGTTTCTACACCAGGCGGTCCGGACCTCGAGGCAGCCTGAACCCTTCCTGGAGCCACCCCGCCATTGATGCCTTGGCTTCCCCCAACCATCCTACCATTGTCATCATGGAATTTGATAATGGGAAAGACCGGGCTCGCTTGAAACCTTGACTTAGGCTCTGGGAGCCATTCCAGAGCCACAATCACTCGTATTGGCTGGTTGGCACGATCGTCAACACTCTGGCAAGCCGGCATCTTGCTCTTTCCATCTAAAATGGCACAGAAGGTCATTGGGATACGAACGATGAGAACCAATGGTTCGGTCGTGGGGTGTGATGTCGGTGTGCCTATATGCAAGTGCCGTCAATGTCCCACACGCTCGCCCATGTGTGCTCCGAAGCCCACGGCAAACAACCATCTTATTCGGCACTTCAAACTCTGCAGAATGCTTGTCCATTTCATGGTGAGGGGAGCTTCCGATCGTCGACTGCGGGAAATTGTGAAGATGCCGGGTGGTCGACGAGGGGATGGCGGCCGGCAGCCAATGGTTAGTGTTCATCACATTCTAAGCGCCGGGCAGCTGCACGAAAAGGCACAAGTCACCCCTTCATCACACCTAGTCTCGAGGTCCCTGCTGAGCGACAACGAATCATGGAGTATGGATGAGTGCAAAGCGTCACCTCCTGACCCAAAGTTTCTTAAAATAGGTTGCCATCCATCGCCAGGTCAACCCCTCGCCTtcgccctccccaccaccagggTTTCTCCCCAGCAATGAAGGTCGAACAACTATATAGCCGCCCAGCTAGCCCGGGGATTAAgggttcttcctcttttcttgacACACAATTTGTTTTGGGCTTTGCTGGGTTTCTGTTTTCGTTCTATTTTCATCCTTGAGTAGTTCGTTTGGCTGGTCCAGGCGACTATCTGTTTTCAGCTTCCTGTTTGGCACGTCATCgagtaataatagtatcaTTTACACGCCTGCCTCATTGGAAACACTCTGTTGATCAAAGTGGTTTTCCTTGATAATcttgtgctgctgctccttgcGCCTATTCTCTACTTGTTTCTTCCACCCAGAGAACAAGATATCTTTTGCATTCAATCATCTTTCCAACCCATCAGTGTCAGTCAAAATGATCGCTCGCAACGCAAGACCGAAGCTTTCACTGTGCACCTCCGCTGCGCAAAATACTTCTCGTCAGCCTCTGTCCCTCAAGTCTCCCAGCGCCATACCGCGCACTCCGATTTCCCCTGCGAGCCCGAGTGCAAAGCGGTTCTCGTCTTTCCAAGTACCAAGCTACGCCTACACCAACTCGTGTTCGTCCAAGAGTATCCTCAAGAAACATTCTAGCGCCTCGAGTCACGCAGAAAAGCGGATTCAGTTCAAGGGCACTCCCACTGTCCACTGTGTCACACCCATCGAGAATCCCGAGGAGTACTATGGCACTTACACCAAGTTGTCGCGCGAGGAGCGACGTTGGACTGTTCGTGAATGAAGACGAGGCTGATATCGCTACAACCAACACTACGGCCAAAAGCAGATCGGCGGGATGCTGGGCCAGGAATCCGAAGAGCCTTTTGATGCGCCACGGTTTCTGTGCCCTCCCCGCTCCGACTCGGTTATGATAAGTCGATCCGGCAACTGGAGCGCAACGACAATTCGGGGTATGTCTGGCGGCGCCGCCGGGGCATTGGATGTCCTTGAGTGCAGCGGAAACACTGGGATGGATGCATTTGGTGGATTGAGAATAGACTCAGCGTGTATATGATACCTGTTATGTTCATGATGTGATGATACGGTCCGGCGTTTTGTACTTAGCATAGGGCCTATCTTGGGCTGCCCCAATGACGATCGTTATGGCTCCATAGTGTTCAGTGCTAGCAGTAAATAAGTAGACCTACTTATGCTGAAATTTCGCCAACGGTGATCCTAGCCCCATCAGACCGACCGTAGCGATTTATAGTaacagcggcggcggccccGGGTTTCGATGGCCCGTGCGTGGAGAATCCCGATACGATAGTCTTTAGTTTTCCCGCCGACAAGCCAGACCCAGAAAGCTTGCCTCAGCCTTTCCTTCGCTTGTCCTTCAAATCCTCTCCAATGTTGAGCAGAGTTTCCACCTCAGCATTACGCAAAGGCTTGTGTACTGCTCCGAGGTGGAGTCTTCTACCTCGAAGCCGCCGCGGGCTGCTCACACTTGCCATCGAAACGTCCTGGTGCGTCTAATCTAATCCGCCCGAACACTTGCGCGACAGCATAGCTAATTGTTCCGATCTATCCAGCGACGACACATCGGTAGCCATCGTCGAGAAGGAATCCAATGCCGTTCAAATACACTTTCTCGACAAGGTGACCTGCGACACCAGCGCATACCAGGGTATCCACCCGGTCGTGGCTCTCGAATCCCACCAAGAGAATATCGCAAGTCTCGTCCATAAAGCACTCGCCCACCTACCCGTCGCGAAGCACGAAAAGCACCAAACGATAAATGTCTCGAGTGATTCGCAATCGCGCAGGAAACCCGACTTCGTATGCGCCACTAGGGGACCGGGGTTCCGCTCGAACCTCTTCGTCGGGCTAGATACAGGAAAGGCGCTGTCCGTCGCATGGCAGGTGCCGTTCGTCGGAGTCCATCATATGCAGGCTCATCTGTTGACTCCTCGTCTTGTATCGTGCATGAACCGTGGCCAGGCCCAAGATAACAGCCAGGATGTCGCGGCGTCGCAGCAACCCATCACTCCCGagtttcccttcctctccatcctcgcCTCCGGCGGCCATACAATGCTAgtcaaatcctcctccataACCGATCACGAAATCATGGCATCAACAGTGGACCGAGCCCTCGGAGAGGCTTTGGACAAAGCCTCCCGCGAAATCATCCCTCCCTACCTCCTCCAGACGTCAAAGAGCACCATGTACGGGAAATTGTTAGAACAATTCGCCTTCCCGAACGGCAAAGCCGACTACGCCGACTATCAAGCCCCCAAATCCCGCCACGACGAACTCCTCCCACGCAAAAGCGAAATTCCCTGGGGCTGGTCTTTCGTAGAGCCGTGGGCCCATAGCCGTCAACTGCAATATAGCTTCTGCTTCATAGGCAGTACGCTGGCGAGGATATTCTCGGCTCGCGAGGCGGCCGGTCAAACGATCAGTCATGAGGAGCGGATAGCTCTGGCTCGGGAGGCAATGCGGACTAGCTTCGAGCATCTGGCGTCGCGCACTATCATGGCGTTGGAAAGTCTTGCTAAGCAAGGGCCGGAGAAAGAGGTCAAGACTCTTGTTGTTAGTGGTGGCGTTGCGGCAAACCAGTACCTTATGACTGTGTTGCGCTCGTGGCTGGATGCCCGCGGGTTCGGGCACGTTGGTCTGGTTGCTCCCCCGCCGTACTTGTGTACGGATAATGCTGCTATGATTGCTTGGGCGGGTATGGAGATGTTTGAGGCGGGCTGGCGCACGAATCTTACCTCTCGGGCTATTAGGAAGTGGTCGCTGGATCCgcgagaggagggagatggtggtgtcCTTGGGCCTTTTGGGTGGGAGAGAGCTGAAGATCATTTTGTACAATAGGTAGattttggggatgatgctgttACCACTTCACTCTGCTTCGAGTGTGTATTTTTATGAGCTGTATATAGATCACAATCCATGTATCACCACTACTAGTGAGCTTTACTGGCGACTACCTACAACTCGAGGATTCCGTATAATCATGTACATTTCATTCCATGTCATATGAACTAGTAATTCGCAAGCCATGCGAAAGGCGCTACCTTAACACAAGACACACATGATGCAAATCCGATCTGCTCAAGACAGCACCAGTATGTCTGTGATGAGACCGTTATTCCAATCCCCGGTTTCTAGAGGTGACAGCTTATCAGCCTATCACCAATGGTGAAAGCTCATCTCCACACCCCACCAGCAGCGACAAGCATTTCGGGCTCTTCAGATCTCCCGACCCTCGCCCGAAGTTTCCAGCATCGGTCGACTTTGTACAGTTATTTCAACCTTCAATCTCTATCAACCACCTGCAACAGTGCCACCCTGCTGCAGCGCCGTCACTTGCTTCCGAAGCTCGAGGAAGAAATCCTTGCCGTTTGCCATTTGATTGGCTGTATATGTTGTTGTTCGAGTTAGGTCATTGATCGTATGTTTCGTGCTGTTGTTTCCTGGGGATGTGGTCACGTACGTTTTGCGCCCCAGGGTCCGCTCGCGCGGTTGTTCACGTCCTTTCCTTGTGGTTTGTAGTAGTAAGGTCTCGgttctggaagaggagatgagggttAGCGATAGGTAATCGTAGGTATTGGTTTCGGATAAGCTGTGATGGTATACGCACCTCCCGGTCCTAAAGTGCAGCGCAAGCTGTGTGTTAGCTGGTGCCAATTTTCGCGTAGAAGCTGGCCTAAACTTACCCTTTCTCAGAGCTCCCTTCGCCTCCGCGGCATTGAAGCCTCGCACGGGGAcatgctgctcctgctgcggCCCGGAAGCGAACTGGTCACGCGAATCTCCCCAATTATTCTGTCCTCCCCGAGACCCACCATGCGCGCTCATGGTGCGGGCGTTGGAGTGTCTTTGCGCCGAGTGGCGGTTCTGGTCGTATGGGCGACCTCCGCGCCATCTAGAATGCATACCCACGGGTGGGTTGTTGTTAGTCTAGAGATCTGGGGAGCATAGTAGTAATTCAGtccccaaaaaaaaaaagagtggGTGGTTAAACTTACCGCTCTTCACCGGGGCCACTCATTCTGTTAACTATCTAACCAGTAGACGGTAAACAGAACAACGAAGTGGGCTTTGTgaatggggagagagagctCTTGGGAAGTAAGTAATCAAGAGGGGACGGAACTGACAGACACTGGAAGGTCGGCGGGAAGCAGCGCGAATGTGGAGAGCGGCTTGAGACTCTCCGCCTTTGGGGCCCGACGGCCAGCCAAGCGGGTTGCTTTGCTTATCATAAGCACAGCATCTGGTCAACTTCCCGCTCTCTCGCGGCCTGCGCgtcttcccccctcttctatTGTCGCCCACATTCACTGTCGAGTACTGTCTTTTCCGACCTTGGCGGCTTGGAGGAGTCATGCTCTGTCTATTTCCGATCGTTTGACTCCCATTTTCTACCTGCTTTACGGCGCGACGTGCGTTTTGTCTGGAATCCTAGAACGTGCGGCTGAGCGGCACCGCTCGGCGTCGCTCTATCACCAACTCCTTTCTAGCTGAACTTCCTATCCGTCTCTGTTCGCGCTTATTCCCGCCTTGTTTGAAACTATGGCGCCCCTCTCATGGCCCAAGAGCCACCGCTCGCCCAGCAGACCCTCCCGATCCCAGACTAGAGTGACCTTGAAACCTCCCTCGAGCTCCGATTCATCGGTGACCAACGAAGGCCCTCCTCTTAAGAAGCGAAAGTATGTCCCTGGCGGaccgggtggtggtgggagataCATCGAGCTGGAGGTGAAGGATACGCCGAAACCCAAGCCGTCTCCAGCAGTCAGGCGTAATTCTTCCAACTCTCGTGGTCGCAATGGCCCAGTTCCACTTCCAGAGTCAGCACCTCAACCTCAGCCTGTACAactgcctccgccgccgccacctcctgTCCCGACTACGCCTCCCTCCGCGCGTctgagaagagagaagagtcAGAACCGGGGCCGTTTCGGGTCGTCGACGGCGGCTGCCCTTGCTCTACAACAAGGGGATGGTTACAAGCCGCGAGAGGAGCGTGGTTGGGAGGAATTCCATCCGGATCTTGATATTGATGCGAAATTTGCGGTCTtcgatgcagaagaagtggatcGCCCACCTCCCACATCATCGATTGCTCATATCCTGTCGCCAAACGGCCTCGATAAGACGAATGAGAAGGATCCAATAGCAGAGCTGATTCGCGCGCATACGAATGGCTCGTCACCAACCCCTATCAAGCGCCGACCAGGtcgccctcctcgtcgaCCTGAGGCCATCCTGAATGCCTTGGGCATCACACATCAACAGAAGAACGTTCCACCTCCAGGCCCGAATCCCCGCGAGAGGCTGACGTTGCCGAAGCCCTCGTTCCGCATACGCGACCCGTTCACTTTCTATGACCAACCTGGAGTGGGTCAGCAGAACTATGTTGATCGCACTATGGCGAGTGTAGGGTATCAAGAAAGCGACCTATTCCTCCGCCATGACCGTCGGTTGATCCGCATGACAGAAGGTGCccaggaagatgatctggatCCGGCGAACCCTGTCACTTCAGAAGGTGAGGTCAATGCTGCCGTTGGCCGGGTGGAATATGATATGGATGAGCAAGATGAGAAGTGGCTGGAGGAATATAATGCGAAAAGAAGGGAGGACCAGCTGGAGCCGATCAAGCCGGCGGTCTTTGAGATCACCATGACCAAAATCGAGAAGGAGTGGCACGTCTTAGAGAAGCGTATACCGAAGCCTAATCCCAAGCCTCCCCAGACGCAACGGCCCCGTTCGAGCTCTGCCGCGGCGGTAAATGGTGAAACTGCGCCGGGTGAGGAACAGGACAGCAAATGTGCTATTTGCGACGATGGTGACTGCGAGAATTCCAACGCTATTGTTTTCTGCGATGGTTGTGATTTGGCAGTCCATCAGGAATGTTACGGAGTGCCGTTCATCCCGGAGGGACAATGGCTATGTCGCAAGTGTCAGCTGATTGGAAGGGGGTCTGTCAACTGCATCTTCTGTCCAAATACCGAAGGTGCCTTCAAGCAGACTACCTCCTCGAAGTGGTCTCATCTCCTGTGTGCGATCTGGATTCCTGAGGTCTCTATTGGTAATCCTTCTCTTATGGAACCGATCACGGATGTGGAGAAAGTGCCTCGCAGTCGCTGGAAGCTTCACTGCTACATTTGTCGCCAGAGGATGGGGGCCTCTATACAGTGCAGTAACAAGAATTGCTTCGTCGCGTTCCATGTTACCTGCGCACGGAGGGCTCAGCTTTACCTGAAGATGAAGTCAGGACATGGAACCCCGGCGGTCATGGACTCCCATCTACTCAAGGCTTTCTGTGACAAGCATGTACCACCTGAATGGCGCAGAGAGCATGGGACAGATGTTGCTACAGCTGAGGCAATAGAATACTACAGGACTA
It contains:
- a CDS encoding uncharacterized protein (COG:S;~EggNog:ENOG410PYU9), producing the protein MIARNARPKLSLCTSAAQNTSRQPLSLKSPSAIPRTPISPASPSAKRFSSFQVPSYAYTNSCSSKSILKKHSSASSHAEKRIQFKGTPTVHCVTPIENPEEYYGTYTKLSREERRWTVRE
- a CDS encoding uncharacterized protein (COG:S;~EggNog:ENOG410PU5Y), which produces MSGPGEERWRGGRPYDQNRHSAQRHSNARTMSAHGGSRGGQNNWGDSRDQFASGPQQEQHVPVRGFNAAEAKGALRKGPGEPRPYYYKPQGKDVNNRASGPWGAKPNQMANGKDFFLELRKQVTALQQGGTVAGG
- the NTO1 gene encoding putative PHD finger domain protein (BUSCO:EOG092618M2;~COG:B,K;~EggNog:ENOG410PFPU;~InterPro:IPR019542,IPR019787,IPR019786,IPR011011, IPR034732,IPR001965,IPR013083;~PFAM:PF10513,PF13832,PF00628,PF13771,PF13831) — its product is MAPLSWPKSHRSPSRPSRSQTRVTLKPPSSSDSSVTNEGPPLKKRKYVPGGPGGGGRYIELEVKDTPKPKPSPAVRRNSSNSRGRNGPVPLPESAPQPQPVQLPPPPPPPVPTTPPSARLRREKSQNRGRFGSSTAAALALQQGDGYKPREERGWEEFHPDLDIDAKFAVFDAEEVDRPPPTSSIAHILSPNGLDKTNEKDPIAELIRAHTNGSSPTPIKRRPGRPPRRPEAILNALGITHQQKNVPPPGPNPRERLTLPKPSFRIRDPFTFYDQPGVGQQNYVDRTMASVGYQESDLFLRHDRRLIRMTEGAQEDDLDPANPVTSEGEVNAAVGRVEYDMDEQDEKWLEEYNAKRREDQLEPIKPAVFEITMTKIEKEWHVLEKRIPKPNPKPPQTQRPRSSSAAAVNGETAPGEEQDSKCAICDDGDCENSNAIVFCDGCDLAVHQECYGVPFIPEGQWLCRKCQLIGRGSVNCIFCPNTEGAFKQTTSSKWSHLLCAIWIPEVSIGNPSLMEPITDVEKVPRSRWKLHCYICRQRMGASIQCSNKNCFVAFHVTCARRAQLYLKMKSGHGTPAVMDSHLLKAFCDKHVPPEWRREHGTDVATAEAIEYYRTTMQGRRWGDSQAAALSLEPTHPLGCDHGDEDGHRMHTPRITLTVGGNKRKRPTVPKTIWKLPSGAPVIPQVVLNSVVASLQRFGVRQRKQYAEDACKYWTLKREARRGAALLKRLQLQLETFSSMEMTRRDYVAMGVPGSKRLQRRIEFGERLYHDLDRLRMLCDEVKKREREKLKDVETLKSIVDTVYFPIFPLLWPIFEKAQVLDGKGIFRQGLASIRTKLQERFYPSVATFSADLAHVFTTEIGVQPAGDTAELQMQISGRAPELSLEQREKRKLAKRIIKAIQPSLEDAIRKESELNRKPFEQELKELDLMLENSVMSRRGSEVDAPETVNDEQAFAVSNGTEQKVEEMDVLAKSEPEDSAGVADVPGNTATTAEPSAAESQPAEASTEPQVQQDTNMEDAPADMQDTEPQSADVAPTVVQPTIENQPSIPDRNGNLEKESVEPSKPPVETQNGPLTPPPSFKGDQQYPLAQGGIQWYMQPFDPIGTTIHEERWTGRDVMRGMSEELSELDEEELKDLVEDEELEGQMVNGSNEAANGGDAPTQQSVKVHRTRRRWRGFR
- a CDS encoding N(6)-L-threonylcarbamoyladenine synthase family protein (COG:O;~EggNog:ENOG410PGPJ;~InterPro:IPR017860,IPR017861,IPR000905,IPR043129, IPR022450;~go_process: GO:0002949 - tRNA threonylcarbamoyladenosine modification [Evidence IEA]); translated protein: MLSRVSTSALRKGLCTAPRWSLLPRSRRGLLTLAIETSCDDTSVAIVEKESNAVQIHFLDKVTCDTSAYQGIHPVVALESHQENIASLVHKALAHLPVAKHEKHQTINVSSDSQSRRKPDFVCATRGPGFRSNLFVGLDTGKALSVAWQVPFVGVHHMQAHLLTPRLVSCMNRGQAQDNSQDVAASQQPITPEFPFLSILASGGHTMLVKSSSITDHEIMASTVDRALGEALDKASREIIPPYLLQTSKSTMYGKLLEQFAFPNGKADYADYQAPKSRHDELLPRKSEIPWGWSFVEPWAHSRQLQYSFCFIGSTLARIFSAREAAGQTISHEERIALAREAMRTSFEHLASRTIMALESLAKQGPEKEVKTLVVSGGVAANQYLMTVLRSWLDARGFGHVGLVAPPPYLCTDNAAMIAWAGMEMFEAGWRTNLTSRAIRKWSLDPREEGDGGVLGPFGWERAEDHFVQ